In Sporomusaceae bacterium, the following are encoded in one genomic region:
- the fliD gene encoding flagellar filament capping protein FliD codes for MSSSSITSTTVNGTTRITGLASGLDVDSIVEQLMAAEKEKKLNKLQQKEQLAAWRQEAYREVIGELQSFANKYFNLTSSTSLLSAKNFKQFTVTSSSSDVAASYTSAATAASHTVTVSQLAAAASRASSASISAAVRGSVAASYDDLDGKSIVLTLDGTAYTVDLSGVTGLDSLQDAVDEAVGDGKLTVGAVMNSGGASVLTITAADSGVQAISVSAPSSGESGLSGLGFVAANGAVLSNRLTASTATMEDIADYLGITLNSADGVDLTINGADFSFDKSITLSEMIAEIDDADCGATLAYDETTGKLALTADATGAGNLLAISEGDGSDFLTKALSVTTDGQDAKLTIDGQAMTRCANTVTTGGVTYTLNAVTDKAATVTLTQDTDGVYELISGFVDDYNALIDSIHGELSADYDSDYPPLTDDQKAAMTDEEIENWEATAKTGLLENDALLKSLLSELRSSIVDAIAGVSASIFSIGIDTGSYEENGKLYIDEDALKEALQSDPDGIMNLFAQQSATYKGTATVRKLSSAQLATRYSEEGIAYRFYDVLAKYTSTVRDTGGSKGLLLEKAGAENDTSETDNALTEMIGKYQKALAAEEDRLNDYEERLYAKYSALETYINEMNTQLTALLSYIDDGS; via the coding sequence ATGTCCAGCAGCAGCATCACGTCAACCACCGTCAACGGGACGACGCGGATCACGGGGTTAGCATCGGGCCTCGACGTCGATTCGATCGTCGAGCAGCTCATGGCGGCCGAAAAGGAAAAGAAGCTGAACAAGCTGCAGCAGAAGGAGCAACTGGCCGCCTGGCGGCAGGAGGCTTACCGGGAAGTCATCGGCGAGCTCCAGTCCTTCGCCAACAAGTATTTCAACCTCACCTCCTCCACCAGCCTCCTGAGCGCCAAGAACTTCAAACAGTTCACCGTCACCTCGTCAAGCAGCGACGTAGCGGCCAGCTACACCAGCGCCGCCACCGCCGCCAGCCACACCGTCACGGTCAGCCAATTGGCCGCCGCCGCCAGCCGGGCGAGCAGCGCCAGCATCTCCGCCGCTGTGCGGGGCAGCGTGGCCGCCAGCTACGATGACCTGGACGGCAAGAGCATCGTCCTGACGCTCGACGGCACAGCGTATACTGTCGACCTGAGCGGCGTGACCGGCCTCGATTCTCTTCAGGACGCGGTGGACGAGGCGGTCGGCGACGGCAAGTTGACTGTCGGCGCCGTAATGAACAGTGGCGGGGCAAGCGTCCTGACGATCACCGCCGCCGACAGCGGCGTGCAGGCGATATCCGTCAGCGCCCCCTCCTCCGGCGAGAGCGGCCTGTCCGGTCTCGGGTTCGTCGCGGCCAACGGCGCCGTGCTTTCCAACCGACTGACGGCGTCGACCGCGACGATGGAAGACATCGCCGACTACCTGGGGATTACGCTGAACAGCGCCGACGGTGTGGACCTGACCATCAACGGCGCCGACTTCAGTTTCGACAAAAGCATCACCCTCAGCGAAATGATCGCGGAAATAGACGACGCCGACTGCGGGGCGACGCTCGCGTACGACGAGACCACCGGCAAGCTGGCGCTGACCGCCGACGCCACCGGCGCCGGCAACCTGCTGGCGATTAGCGAAGGCGACGGCAGCGACTTCCTGACAAAAGCACTGAGCGTCACGACCGACGGCCAGGACGCCAAACTGACGATCGACGGGCAGGCCATGACCCGCTGCGCCAATACCGTCACCACCGGCGGCGTGACCTACACCTTAAACGCCGTCACCGACAAAGCGGCCACCGTCACCCTCACTCAGGACACCGACGGCGTCTACGAGCTCATCAGCGGCTTCGTGGACGATTACAACGCCCTGATCGACTCGATCCACGGCGAGCTGTCCGCGGACTACGACAGCGATTACCCGCCGCTCACCGACGACCAGAAGGCCGCGATGACCGACGAGGAGATCGAAAACTGGGAGGCCACGGCCAAGACGGGGCTGCTCGAGAACGACGCGCTGCTGAAGTCGCTGCTGAGCGAGCTGCGGTCCAGCATCGTCGACGCCATCGCCGGCGTTTCCGCAAGCATTTTCAGCATCGGCATCGACACCGGCAGCTACGAGGAGAACGGCAAGCTCTATATCGACGAGGACGCGCTGAAAGAAGCACTGCAGAGCGACCCCGACGGAATCATGAATCTCTTCGCCCAGCAGTCCGCCACTTACAAGGGAACGGCCACCGTCCGCAAACTCTCGTCCGCCCAGTTGGCGACCCGCTACAGCGAAGAAGGGATCGCGTACCGCTTCTACGACGTGCTCGCCAAATACACCTCCACCGTCCGCGACACCGGCGGCAGCAAAGGCCTGCTGCTCGAAAAGGCGGGGGCGGAGAACGACACCTCGGAAACCGACAACGCGCTGACCGAGATGATCGGTAAATACCAGAAGGCGCTCGCCGCAGAGGAGGACCGGCTGAATGACTACGAGGAGCGCCTGTACGCGAAATACTCCGCTCTGGAGACGTATATCAACGAGATGAACACCCAGCTCACAGCCCTCCTATCCTACATCGACGACGGGAGTTGA
- the flgK gene encoding flagellar hook-associated protein FlgK has protein sequence MSSTFAGLSIANRGLSSSQAGLSVTTNNISNVNTSGYSRQTATQLSVGPAAVYSSKSTVGAGSEVTSVDRIRSFRLDQKYWQENSALSTWETKAGYLEELQEVLGTSSSDDVFNTTMDEFYDALETLSGDPASTSARTVVRETGRAVCEYLNNAASQLSELRQDINTEINTAVDQINSYARQIADLNHRIGVATANGAAANELCDERDLLIDKLSALTDVTVTKTKTGTAADGTEITAYTVAVNGIALVSGDNARQLECYTVSGGTAYGMYGIRWAGSGDAFAAGKNGSLKAYLDLRDGSGTNGEYKGIVYFAAQLDTFAGTFAKAFNEGIYKDGSSYYGGHAAGYGADATTGIRFFSCDGLSSADLMASGATTDAVYANITAASISLSADIEQDLAAIAASSAGGEEGNNENSDDLLSICQDARMFASGSPEDYYNSIIATLGTTAAYASRQSDVQANLVAYLDDSRSSVAGVSTNEETAYMTKYQQAYEASAAMVTTWNEIYQTTINMVSD, from the coding sequence ATGTCTTCGACCTTCGCAGGACTGAGCATCGCCAACCGCGGCCTGTCAAGCAGCCAGGCCGGGCTGTCGGTGACAACCAATAATATCAGCAACGTCAACACCAGCGGCTATTCCCGCCAGACAGCGACCCAGCTCTCCGTCGGCCCGGCCGCGGTCTACAGCAGCAAGAGCACGGTCGGCGCCGGCTCCGAGGTCACCAGCGTCGACCGCATCCGCAGCTTCCGCCTCGACCAGAAATACTGGCAGGAAAACAGCGCCCTAAGCACCTGGGAAACAAAAGCGGGTTATCTGGAAGAACTGCAGGAAGTTCTCGGCACCTCATCAAGCGACGATGTGTTCAACACCACGATGGACGAGTTCTACGACGCGCTGGAAACGCTGTCCGGCGACCCCGCCAGCACATCGGCCCGGACGGTGGTGCGCGAAACGGGCCGGGCGGTGTGCGAATACCTCAACAACGCCGCCAGCCAGCTCAGCGAACTCAGGCAGGATATCAACACCGAAATCAACACCGCGGTCGACCAGATCAATTCCTACGCCCGCCAGATCGCCGATCTCAACCACCGCATCGGCGTGGCGACCGCGAACGGCGCCGCCGCCAACGAGCTGTGCGACGAACGCGACCTGTTGATCGACAAGCTTTCCGCCCTGACCGACGTGACCGTGACCAAGACCAAAACCGGCACAGCCGCCGACGGCACGGAAATAACCGCCTACACAGTGGCGGTCAACGGCATCGCCCTGGTGAGCGGCGACAACGCCCGCCAACTGGAGTGCTACACCGTCAGCGGCGGTACGGCGTACGGCATGTACGGCATCCGCTGGGCCGGCTCGGGCGACGCCTTCGCGGCCGGCAAAAACGGCTCGCTGAAGGCGTACCTCGACCTCCGCGACGGCAGCGGCACGAACGGTGAATACAAAGGGATCGTTTACTTCGCAGCGCAGCTCGACACCTTCGCCGGCACATTCGCCAAAGCATTCAACGAAGGCATCTACAAGGACGGCAGCAGCTACTACGGCGGCCACGCCGCCGGCTACGGCGCCGACGCCACGACCGGTATCCGCTTCTTCTCCTGCGACGGCCTGTCGTCCGCCGACCTGATGGCGAGCGGCGCCACCACCGACGCGGTCTACGCCAATATAACCGCCGCCAGTATCTCGCTGTCGGCAGACATCGAGCAAGACCTCGCCGCGATCGCGGCTTCGTCCGCCGGCGGCGAGGAAGGCAACAACGAGAACAGCGACGACCTGCTCAGTATTTGCCAGGACGCCCGCATGTTCGCCAGCGGCTCGCCCGAGGACTACTACAACTCCATCATCGCCACCCTCGGCACGACCGCCGCCTACGCCTCGCGGCAAAGCGACGTGCAGGCCAACCTCGTCGCCTACCTTGACGACAGCCGGTCCTCGGTCGCGGGCGTCTCCACCAACGAGGAAACGGCCTATATGACCAAGTACCAGCAGGCTTACGAGGCGTCGGCCGCGATGGTCACCACCTGGAACGAAATCTACCAGACAACCATCAACATGGTGTCCGATTAG
- the flgL gene encoding flagellar hook-associated protein FlgL: protein MRITNSMMIANTVRNINSSARRLNEAQERISSEKNISLPSDDPVIATRSIKYRNYVARIEQFQKNAEDAASWQEVTEGALDTLNDVITQVRTLTVKAAGGTLTDSDLTDIKTEIAELRDQAIEIMNTAYGDRYVFAGFNTAEPPYALESTTVGDTAAFKGGWLSLCGVVPSSVADADISACYAAEAANSYTTASAHSIKYNIGFDNEVTVNIEGQDVVGEGAGNLFDTFAKLLLALDGETSYKTYDAGSGMVTTAAIDGIDDLLDDLDVNREKITTIQATLGARMNYVNSVAERLGNDYTTYTTLMSQNEDVDISTATMEEATAQTVYQASLSVGAKAITKTLVDYMA, encoded by the coding sequence GTGCGGATCACCAACAGCATGATGATCGCCAACACCGTCCGCAATATCAACAGCTCCGCCAGGCGCTTGAATGAGGCCCAGGAGCGGATCTCGTCGGAGAAAAACATCTCCCTGCCCTCCGACGACCCGGTCATCGCGACGCGGTCGATCAAATACCGCAACTACGTGGCCAGGATCGAACAGTTCCAGAAAAACGCCGAAGACGCCGCCTCCTGGCAGGAGGTGACCGAAGGCGCGCTCGACACCCTCAACGACGTCATCACCCAGGTACGGACGCTGACCGTCAAAGCTGCGGGCGGCACACTCACCGACAGCGACCTGACCGACATCAAAACCGAGATCGCCGAGCTTCGCGACCAGGCGATCGAGATAATGAACACCGCCTACGGCGATCGATACGTGTTCGCCGGCTTCAACACCGCCGAACCGCCCTACGCGCTGGAATCGACAACCGTCGGCGACACCGCCGCCTTCAAGGGCGGCTGGCTGAGCCTGTGCGGCGTAGTGCCGTCCTCCGTCGCCGACGCGGACATCAGCGCCTGCTACGCCGCCGAAGCCGCCAACAGCTACACGACCGCGTCCGCCCATTCGATCAAGTACAACATCGGCTTCGACAACGAAGTAACCGTCAACATCGAGGGTCAGGACGTCGTGGGCGAAGGCGCCGGCAACCTGTTCGACACGTTCGCCAAACTGCTCCTCGCCCTCGACGGCGAGACAAGCTATAAAACCTATGACGCCGGCAGCGGCATGGTTACCACCGCCGCCATCGACGGTATCGACGACCTGCTCGACGACCTGGACGTCAACCGGGAGAAGATAACGACCATCCAGGCCACCCTCGGGGCCCGCATGAACTACGTCAACAGCGTGGCGGAGCGTCTCGGCAACGACTATACCACCTACACCACCCTGATGAGCCAAAACGAGGACGTCGACATCAGCACGGCCACAATGGAAGAAGCCACCGCCCAGACTGTCTACCAGGCGTCGCTGTCGGTAGGGGCCAAGGCGATCACCAAGACGCTCGTGGATTATATGGCGTAG
- a CDS encoding beta-ketoacyl-ACP synthase III, protein MFSAGLKAAIAGIGIYLPDKVVTNDDLAARVDTSDAWIRERTGIRERRIAADTQAASDLGTIAAARAIEDAGVAAGEIDLVIVATATADMQFPATACIIQNNLRLENAAAFDLTAGCTGFIYALAVGSQFIGTGLYRTVLVIGAEVLSKVTDWTDRETCILLADGAGAVVLRPAQPGYGLLAVKLGADGSGGRHLLLPAGGSRLPHTPHTLAAKLDKLHMDGQEVFRFAMRALPEATLQALAAAGIPKEEVALVVPHQANGRIIEAAARRMDVPMEKFMINLDRYGNTSSASVPIALHEALETGRLKDGDIVALTAFGAGLTWGSAILRWQSRAGRVS, encoded by the coding sequence ATGTTCTCCGCAGGTTTGAAGGCCGCAATAGCCGGAATAGGCATATACCTCCCGGACAAGGTTGTTACGAACGATGACCTGGCGGCGCGGGTGGATACCTCCGACGCCTGGATCCGGGAACGGACCGGCATCAGGGAACGGCGGATCGCCGCGGATACCCAGGCGGCTTCGGATCTCGGCACGATTGCCGCCGCCAGGGCGATCGAGGATGCCGGGGTCGCGGCGGGGGAAATCGATCTCGTCATTGTCGCTACGGCGACTGCCGATATGCAGTTTCCCGCCACCGCCTGCATCATCCAGAATAATCTCCGGCTCGAAAATGCCGCCGCCTTCGATCTGACGGCCGGCTGTACGGGCTTTATTTACGCGCTGGCGGTGGGCAGCCAGTTTATCGGAACAGGCCTTTATCGCACCGTGCTGGTGATCGGCGCCGAGGTATTATCGAAAGTCACCGACTGGACGGACCGCGAAACCTGCATTCTGCTTGCCGATGGGGCCGGGGCCGTCGTTTTGCGGCCCGCTCAGCCGGGGTACGGCCTTTTGGCGGTAAAACTCGGGGCCGACGGTTCGGGCGGCAGACATCTGCTGCTGCCGGCCGGCGGGTCGCGGCTGCCGCATACGCCGCATACGCTGGCCGCAAAGCTTGATAAGCTTCATATGGATGGCCAGGAGGTCTTCCGTTTTGCGATGAGGGCGCTCCCGGAGGCTACGCTGCAGGCGCTGGCCGCCGCAGGCATCCCCAAGGAAGAGGTCGCTCTCGTCGTTCCCCACCAGGCGAACGGGCGCATCATCGAGGCGGCGGCCAGGAGAATGGACGTGCCGATGGAAAAGTTCATGATCAATCTGGACCGATACGGCAACACGTCGTCGGCGTCCGTGCCGATCGCTCTCCACGAGGCGCTGGAAACCGGCCGCCTGAAGGACGGCGATATCGTGGCTCTGACCGCTTTCGGCGCCGGACTGACCTGGGGGTCGGCGATCCTCCGCTGGCAAAGTCGGGCCGGACGCGTTAGCTGA
- a CDS encoding flagellar hook protein FlgE translates to MMSAFFSAVSGLKSQQTGLNVIANNISNVNTTGFKQQRVSFSDVLSQTLSGATGASGNKGGTNAIQLGLGVGVSSTDTIMTTGSTQSTGVDTDCSISGSGFFIVSGGSSGQYQFTRAGNFSVDEGGNLTVNGYKVCGWQDYDVDAASGDYVYNTSKAVEAINLYSDSYNGNKKVIAAKATTGLTLSGNLDTSATASGTALQTIGAVTTYDSTTTVDNIYDALGNEHSIKINWKKCYVDTATNTTSWYYSITSDDLTVSPASGYVAFDSSGQMVSTVTSGATTYTFDTDPTLTLTPAASLGTAAFTVDMDLNNILQNTTTTTAAVTGTADDGYAAGELQGISISSDGTIIGTYSNSQTQPLGMIALAVFTNPEGLEKIGASLYAVTANSGNFTGGVVAGSGGSGALSTGTLEMSNVDLAQQFSEMMISQRAYQANSKVISTADEMLQSVIQMV, encoded by the coding sequence ATGATGTCCGCGTTCTTCTCGGCGGTTTCGGGCCTGAAATCACAGCAGACCGGCCTCAACGTTATCGCCAACAATATTTCCAACGTCAACACCACCGGTTTCAAACAGCAGCGGGTCAGCTTCAGCGACGTGCTCAGCCAGACGCTTAGCGGCGCCACCGGCGCCAGCGGAAACAAGGGCGGCACCAACGCCATCCAGCTCGGCCTGGGCGTCGGCGTCTCCAGCACCGACACCATCATGACGACCGGCAGCACCCAGTCCACCGGCGTCGACACCGACTGCTCGATCAGCGGCAGCGGGTTCTTCATCGTCAGCGGCGGCTCGTCGGGGCAGTACCAGTTCACCCGCGCCGGCAATTTCAGCGTCGACGAGGGCGGCAATCTTACCGTCAACGGCTATAAAGTCTGCGGCTGGCAGGATTACGACGTCGACGCCGCGAGCGGCGATTACGTCTACAACACCAGCAAGGCCGTCGAGGCGATCAACCTCTACTCCGACAGCTACAACGGCAATAAAAAAGTCATCGCCGCCAAAGCCACAACCGGCCTGACGCTCAGCGGCAACCTCGACACCTCGGCCACGGCCTCCGGCACCGCACTGCAGACGATCGGCGCCGTCACGACCTACGACAGCACGACGACGGTCGACAACATCTACGACGCCCTCGGCAACGAGCACAGCATCAAGATCAACTGGAAGAAGTGCTATGTCGACACCGCCACAAATACGACCAGCTGGTATTACTCGATAACCTCCGACGACCTGACGGTCAGCCCCGCCAGCGGCTACGTCGCCTTCGACAGCAGCGGCCAGATGGTCAGCACCGTCACCAGCGGCGCCACCACCTACACATTCGACACCGACCCGACCCTTACGCTGACCCCGGCCGCCTCTCTCGGCACCGCCGCCTTCACCGTCGACATGGACCTGAACAACATCCTCCAGAACACCACCACGACCACGGCCGCCGTCACCGGCACCGCCGACGACGGCTACGCGGCCGGCGAACTCCAGGGCATCAGCATCTCCTCGGACGGCACGATCATCGGCACTTACAGCAACAGCCAGACCCAGCCGCTGGGCATGATCGCCCTGGCGGTGTTCACAAATCCGGAAGGCCTGGAGAAGATCGGCGCCAGCCTTTACGCCGTGACCGCCAACTCGGGCAACTTTACGGGCGGCGTCGTCGCCGGCAGCGGCGGCTCGGGGGCGCTGAGCACCGGCACGCTGGAGATGTCCAATGTCGACCTCGCCCAGCAATTCAGCGAAATGATGATCAGCCAGCGCGCCTACCAGGCCAACAGCAAAGTCATATCCACCGCCGACGAGATGCTGCAGTCCGTCATCCAGATGGTGTAA
- a CDS encoding flagellar hook capping FlgD N-terminal domain-containing protein translates to MSTAISSLLNSAATTAGTTSESSNNALDYDSFLTILSAELKYQDPTESVSSTEYISQMAQLSTLSQMNEISAAINNTSAFSMIGREVAYTVTDAAGDTSTATGTVTSVMTSNGATYVVVNGASVELSAVYEVGAAATDSATA, encoded by the coding sequence ATGAGCACAGCGATTTCCAGCCTGCTCAACTCGGCCGCGACGACCGCCGGTACAACAAGCGAATCCAGCAATAACGCCCTCGACTACGATTCGTTCCTGACAATCCTGTCAGCGGAACTGAAGTACCAAGACCCCACCGAATCGGTCAGCAGCACTGAATACATCAGCCAAATGGCCCAGCTCAGCACCCTGTCGCAGATGAACGAGATTAGCGCGGCGATCAACAACACTTCCGCCTTCAGCATGATCGGCCGGGAGGTCGCCTACACCGTCACCGATGCGGCCGGCGACACATCGACCGCCACCGGCACGGTCACTTCGGTGATGACCTCCAATGGCGCCACCTATGTTGTCGTGAACGGCGCCTCCGTGGAGCTCTCGGCGGTCTACGAAGTCGGCGCCGCCGCCACGGACAGCGCCACGGCGTAA
- a CDS encoding phosphopantetheine-binding protein, with protein sequence MSTIEKLNQVILKLRKKNITADMLTPEARFQQDLGFDSQDQTELLVLAEDAFKISMELSDVKDLTTIAAAVAYIDKKLAK encoded by the coding sequence ATGTCGACAATCGAGAAGCTGAATCAAGTTATCCTTAAATTGCGGAAGAAAAACATCACCGCGGACATGCTGACCCCCGAAGCCCGTTTCCAGCAGGACCTGGGTTTCGACTCCCAGGACCAGACCGAACTGCTGGTCTTGGCGGAAGACGCCTTCAAGATTTCCATGGAGCTGTCGGATGTTAAAGATTTGACCACCATCGCCGCCGCCGTGGCGTACATCGACAAAAAGCTCGCGAAGTAG
- the flgK gene encoding flagellar hook-associated protein FlgK codes for MTSTFGTYSIAYSGMYVNQAGLTATGANLANINTTGASRVRVAAAEKTTDQLVGPSVGSGVSVAEINRARNQLLDSTYRQQNAKTGYWSVKNGDLEYMQEIISEFAAEDGTSTDGLQGMVDDFFTAWEELAKTPAGATERQSVTEAAASLLGALSALDNQLRQLQADAVSGVRDGVASLNDLASQIADLNSRIVAEEVSGGEASYLRDQRDALLDEMSALANITAAEQKDGSVKVSIGGMTMVTGATCHTLEVTGDGGTTSPLQITWADSGYETQISGGSIKAYLEDADQTGYAAITAADLPYNFTAGATSSISNLRQGINDLVTTLAIEINELHSAGYNLNGDAGEAFFTVVDSGKPLSITNIQINPTIADDPDKLAAAGSDASGDNTVADAICALAGEDCYKYGGLAVDIGDFYENLISWLGTTGDDVATNYDTQSALTTQVDNERLATMSISMDEEMANMLMYQQAYTAAARVLSTLDSLLGEMISELG; via the coding sequence ATGACCTCGACCTTCGGCACTTACAGCATCGCCTACAGCGGCATGTACGTCAATCAGGCCGGCCTGACGGCCACCGGCGCCAACCTCGCCAACATCAACACCACCGGCGCGTCGCGCGTGCGTGTGGCCGCCGCCGAAAAAACGACCGACCAGCTCGTGGGCCCGTCGGTGGGGTCGGGGGTGAGCGTGGCCGAGATCAACCGGGCCCGCAACCAACTGCTCGACAGCACCTACCGCCAGCAGAACGCCAAAACCGGCTACTGGTCGGTCAAAAACGGCGACCTGGAATACATGCAGGAAATCATCAGCGAATTCGCCGCCGAGGACGGAACGTCGACCGACGGCCTGCAGGGCATGGTCGATGATTTCTTCACCGCCTGGGAGGAACTGGCCAAAACCCCCGCCGGCGCCACCGAGCGCCAGTCGGTCACCGAGGCGGCCGCCTCCCTCCTGGGCGCCCTGAGCGCGCTCGACAACCAACTCCGCCAGCTGCAGGCAGACGCGGTCAGCGGGGTGAGGGACGGGGTAGCTAGCCTCAACGACCTGGCGAGCCAGATCGCCGACCTGAACAGCCGGATCGTCGCCGAAGAAGTCAGCGGCGGCGAGGCCAGCTACCTGCGCGACCAGCGCGACGCCCTGCTGGACGAGATGAGCGCCCTGGCCAACATAACGGCCGCCGAGCAGAAAGACGGCTCGGTGAAGGTATCCATCGGCGGCATGACGATGGTGACCGGCGCCACCTGCCACACCCTGGAGGTGACGGGCGACGGCGGGACAACAAGCCCGCTGCAGATAACCTGGGCGGATTCCGGCTACGAAACGCAGATATCCGGCGGCAGCATCAAAGCCTACCTGGAGGACGCCGACCAAACGGGCTACGCGGCGATAACCGCGGCCGACCTTCCCTATAACTTCACCGCCGGCGCCACCAGCTCGATCAGCAACCTCCGTCAGGGCATCAACGACCTCGTCACCACCCTGGCCATCGAAATAAACGAACTGCACAGCGCCGGCTACAACCTGAACGGCGACGCAGGCGAGGCTTTCTTCACCGTCGTCGACTCCGGCAAGCCTCTAAGCATCACCAACATTCAGATCAACCCCACCATCGCCGACGACCCCGACAAGCTAGCCGCCGCCGGCAGCGACGCCTCCGGCGACAACACCGTCGCCGACGCCATCTGCGCCCTGGCCGGCGAGGACTGCTACAAGTACGGCGGCCTAGCGGTCGATATCGGCGACTTTTACGAAAACCTCATCTCCTGGCTGGGAACGACCGGCGACGACGTGGCGACCAACTACGACACCCAGTCGGCCCTCACCACCCAGGTGGACAATGAACGGCTGGCGACCATGAGCATTTCCATGGACGAGGAGATGGCCAACATGCTCATGTACCAGCAGGCATACACCGCCGCAGCCAGAGTGCTCAGCACGCTCGACTCGCTGCTCGGCGAAATGATCAGCGAACTCGGCTAA